A window of Panicum virgatum strain AP13 chromosome 8K, P.virgatum_v5, whole genome shotgun sequence contains these coding sequences:
- the LOC120645879 gene encoding probable serine/threonine-protein kinase PBL7 has product MVPRRLTYQFLTEITDNFSKERELGEGAFGQVFRGVRKNGEDDIAVKLLHNRLGLDNRQFQNELNNHMMLNHPNTVRFVGYCNETHQVPVEFKGRVVLADKTYRALCFEYLRNGNLKQHLSDESSGLDWNTRYKIIKGICEGIKYIHKGLGKPIYHLDLKPENILLDENMVPKLADFGLSKIPKEDKTRITANSYGTWGYIPPEYIERNIISNKFDIFSLGVIIIKIVTGPMGYTESAGMSDENFIELARGKWMNWLQSKWNGCLLEPYCQQVKRCIEFALDCVEKDKEEGAASKRKRKEEDAALSREEVVAIMGAIGLEVRGRRGDGLAASMGYGELSRLFESDEPSFDEVKSAFAVFDNDHDGFISAVNLQFVLARLGVVEDAVTCHAMIVAAGGNCSSRMASGVTLAEGERSVPGASHLSFLPFLLFLELWAFEEINLH; this is encoded by the exons ATGGTGCCACGTCGTCTAACCTATCAGTTCCTAACAGAAATTACTGATaatttctcaaaggagagagaACTTGGTGAAGGCGCCTTCGGACAGGTCTTCAGG GGAGTGAGGAAAAATGGAGAAGACGATATTGCAGTGAAGTTGTTACATAATAGACTGGGACTTGACAATCGGCAATTCCAGAATGAGCTCAATAATCATATGATGCTCAACCATCCAAACACAGTACGCTTTGTTGGCTATTGCAATGAAACACATCAGGTGCCTGTAGAGTTTAAAGGAAGAGTAGTTTTGGCTGATAAGACCTATAGAGCACTTTGTTTCGAGTATTTGCGCAATGGGAACCTTAAACAGCATCTTTCTG ATGAATCAAGTGGACTTGACTGGAACACACGTTACAAAATCATAAAAGGGATTTGCGAGGGTATAAAATATATTCACAAGGGACTGGGAAAACCTATTTACCACTTGGATCTGAAACCTGAAAACATTTTACTAGATGAGAATATGGTGCCTAAACTTGCAGATTTCGGTTTGTCTAAGATCCCCAAAGAAGACAAAACCCGAATCACAGCAAATTCCTATGGCACATG GGGTTACATTCCACCAGAGTACATCGAGAGAAACATAATCTCAAATAAGTTTGACATATTCAGCCTGGGTGTTATCATAATAAAGATAGTAACTGGACCTATGGGCTACACTGAAAGCGCTGGCATGTCAGATGAGAATTTCATTGAACTG GCTCGAGGAAAATGGATGAACTGGCTGCAGTCGAAATGGAATGGTTGCTTGCTAGAACCATATTGCCAACAAGTAAAGAGGTGCATTGAGTTTGCATTGGACTGCGTGGAGAAAGATAAG GAGGAGGGTGCTGCttcgaaaagaaaaagaaaggaggaGGATGCTGCGCTGAGCAGGGAGGAGGTTGTGGCGATCATGGGAGCGATAGGCTTGGAAGTGAGAGGGCGGCGTGGGGACGGGCTTGCCGCATCGATGGGCTACGGCGAGTTGTCCCGTCTGTTCGAATCGGATGAGCCAAGCTTCGACGAGGTGAAGAGCGCCTTCGCAGTGTTCGACAACGACCATGATGGGTTCATTAGCGCTGTAAACCTGCAGTTCGTGCTAGCGAGGCTCGGTGTCGTCGAGGACGCCGTCACATGCCACGCCATGATCGTTGCAGCAGGCGGCAATTGCTCCTCGAGAATGGCCTCAGGAGTGACACTGGCGGAGGGCGAGCGAAGTGTTCCT GGAGCATCCCACCTGAGCTTCTTaccatttcttctctttctggAGCTCTGGGCTTTTGAGGAAATTAATCTTCACTGA